The nucleotide sequence GTGCCTCATTACATACAACGCTCTCACCTTATAATTGTGCAAAATTGTACAATGGACCATTTGTTCGAGAAcagtttttgaaatgtgttccttttattgtatttcctCGGTTCTGGTGTTTGGTtttaatgcaaacaaacacatttttgatgcactgtggttgtgtttaaatgttttagtaGCACATTCATAAGCTCTCTTCACCCAGACTCTCAGCACCACCAGCCTCCAGATGGTGCTGAATATGAGAGAAGCTGGGTCATGTGATTTttgtcttcaaaataaaagtgtttttttttttgttgttgttgtactaTTAATATGTGTGAATACTaatcacattaaaataaatctaaatcttTTAATTATGAAACGATCTTTGAATGATGTAGGGCTGTGTGGATCTGggctaatttttatttttattttgaatattctGCCCCGGATGTTTcgaaatattttattaattgttttttttttttaacttgacaTTGACGACAGCAGGTATTTAGCTCTACTCTGTCCTCCGTCCATCCTCTGCACAATCACGAAATGAAACTGCTGATTCCCGGTCATCCGTATGTGTGACCCTCCACCATGTAGTCACCTGAGTGCTGACAGCAGAGCTTCATCCATGCCATCTTTCTAAGCAGCTTTCATCTTCAGGTCCGATCGTGACATAGATAGCCTACATCCCGTCCTCCGTCCATCATGCTGCAGATCGGAGATGAGGCGGTGTATTTCTCGGCGGTGTTTTTACTGGTGATCTTGGGGACGAGGAGCGCCACGGGAGCCTCCCTCCTCACCGCATTCCTCTACGTCTTCATGGTGATGTTCCGCTTTCCTCCGGTTCCTGCGGAGCAGGCCGGACGCGTCCTCCGGCCCAGGGCTCCATCAGGTGGCGTCCCGGTGGTGGCGCACCGCGCGGGGAGCCACGATGCACCGGAGAACACCTTGGCAGCGATCAGAGAGGTGATGTGACTGTCATCCATTCAGTTGAAAATATGGAGCTGCAAATGAGGAGCCCGTGTACTACAGAGCAAAAGTAGCCTACAAGGCGATAGAAATGTAACTTAGGCTACAGATTTTACACCCGGCTAAATGAAATAGTTTCTGTAGGAATCTAGAGCACTACAGGTGCAAATGAGTCCCCAAAGCACTATTAAGGCAATTTCTTTAAGtattttgtgaaaatattgATGGCTTAGGCTAGTAGTTGCTTAGGCGTTGCATGTCGTGACTTCCCGGTTATTTTGCAGTGTAAGCAGAGCACCACATCCACTGTGCTGAATGCTCAACCCTTGCAGATCGGGATCATTATGTTCCTTGGCCTTGTATTCTAGTTCAATTAGTTTTCTAAAACAGCTGTTTCCAGTGCCAGCATCTTCGTCATGCTGATGCTGAGGAGGGCTGCTGCCACTGAAACTTTTGCCAGAGTACCCAGTACCTATTTTTCACTGTTGTGACTTGAAATTTAGATTGTacaagatttattttcttttctttttttttttttttgcagactGTAGATTTTCAACCATGGATCAAATACGTttttctgaccaaactgtcaaTGGCTGAGACCAATATCTGTGCAAATTGTGGCAGATTTTTGGTCTGATACAGAGTCTGCCTCTAGGTGTCTCTTTTGACAAGTGATTATATTTTGAGTAACATAGTCACTCAGTCTTTGTTATCAAGCTAAGAAACCCTAAGTGGTGGAATAAGTACTCAGattctttacttgagtaaattaGAAATACCATAGTCTAAAACCACTACTTTACAAGTAAAAGACCTGAAATAAATttctcaagtaaaagtactgtaaaGTAAGAGTAGAATGGTATCGTATCATAAGCATGATTTTTGAAAAGAGtaactaaaaaactaaatgcATCAAATAAATAGTGGAGTtcagtataaagtagcataaaatggacaaattcaagtaaagtacaagtatgtCAAAGTTGCACTAAAGTCCAGTACTACTAAGAATAAGaatctttttctttcctgttcCCCCTGTGATCTCCTGCTTTAGGCCAGTAAGAACGGGGCAACTGGAGTGGAACTGGACCTGAGTTTCACAGCCGATGGCATGCCTGTACTGATGCACGATGAGACTGTGGACCGCACCACCAACGGCTCTGGATCAGTTAGCAAACTACATTTTGTCCAACTTAAGAGACTAGATGCTGCTGCTAAACACAGGCTGAAGTATGCTCCCTATCAAACACTCATGTTAGCCGGTCTAAGCTTGTGATTCAGTGCGCACATAAAGAAACTAGAGACTGTGCGTCTGTGAAATAAGATTTACTTGGAAATATATGAAGATCTTTATACTAAAATGTTTGTTAGAAATATAGTTTTCATATGTCACCATTTGAAGTTTTTGACACTCAGCCAAGTCTCCCAGCATCCTATTTTGCTTCAAAATGTCACTTCAGTTTGTCCTTAATAGATTTActttgtcattgtttttcatCAAAATGGTATGGAGAGGTATCTCTGTTCTCACTTGCTTTTATCGCAAATTATTAAGACTTAAAATAAGGGAGCAGGAGAAACAGACgagtgtgatgttacagcggGAAGGTTATCTCAGAAACCTGCTGTGGTTTCTTTCATCTCCAGGGACAAGTTCAGTGGAGAGAAGGTCCCCACTCTGCAGGAGGCTGTGCGGGAATGCATGAGACACCAGCTGACTATCTTCTTTGATGTCAAAGGTCAACCTGATAAGGTGTTGAATATAGTGGCCTAACCTAGCAGGCAAAAAGACTCATCATAAATATCTGGACACATGCATATTTAGAACAATGATGTTAGCCAGCTGCAGCCAGCAGACGTGCTCAATACAGTAATCATAAAAAATTGCAGCTGTTTGTACAATAGCCAAGAGGCTTACTCATATTTCCTACTTTTATTATCAACACTTCAACCCGTCTAGTAAGCAGTAATCTCTTTAAATGAGCTGGTTTATTATCAGACTGTTAAATAATGTTCTGTTGGTCATGTTAATGTGTTTTCCTCTTCTCCAGGCTGCATCAGTGCTTCGTGAGATGTATAAGAAGTTCCCTGTGCTTTACAATTCCAGCATTGTTTCCTCCTTTGAACCCAAAGTCATCTACAAGGTAACAAAATATGACTGATTaacataaattataattatCATCTTTAGAAAGCAGGGcggtacagtggttagcactgttgcctcacagcaagaaggttgtgtgtttaaaccccggttgccctgacctttctgtgtggagtttgcatgttctccccaattctgcgtgggttctctccgggtgctctggcttccatccacatgcaggctaggttaatttgtgtctccaaaattgtccttaggtgtgagttgtttgttaatgtgcggccctgtgatggactggcgacctttccagggtgtaccctgccttttgcccgatgtcagctgggattggctccagcatcccacgaccctgtacgcaggaatCTGCGTACTGTTTCTGACTGAAGAGCCAGAACCTCCTTCTAATTTCGACAGTGTTCTGTTGACCTCTGATCTTTTCCTGTCCTAAAGATGCGTCAGACTGACCCCAAAGTTGTCACGGCTCTCATCCACCGGCCCTGGAGACTGAGCCGCCTTGGTGATGGCACTCCTCGCACTCTCTCCACATGGGGTCAGATGTGGACGGGGGTTCTGGACGTCTTGCTGGACTGGGCCCACCACCACATACTCTGGAAACTCTGTGGCGTCTCTGCTATCCTTGTGCAGAAGGACTTCATCTCATTGTaggtttatttaacaaaattaaaCTTGTTTTATCATTACGATGCATAGCCGCAAAGCTGTGTGTTATTCACAGGGCTTAAGAGATGACATGAGATGTTAAGAGTTTTCAACTCTGTAAATCCTCCAAATGAAACAATCTGAGAAGAGTCCTCTTTTGTTGAACTGCTCGCAGATCAACAGGGTGGTGACTCCTCCAGAGAAATGATCAAGCGCATTGCCTCACATCAATTTAAGAATTTCTCATTTAATGTATGCACATGGAAGGTCAGGGAGGTGTTCTCCCTGAAAAGAACTATAATGCCAAACATAACTTACTGCAGAGCAAATATCAGTTTCTTTGACAAAAGCTGCCTCTCAGGGCTTCTGTGGGTTCACTATTCTATGTCATGTATTCTTTGCAACCAAAAATGTGTGTCTGGCTGTGGGTCTTGTTCCTTATTTACTGAGCTATATTCTATTTCCTTCCTCCTGTCAATTAGGGACTATGTTCAGTACTGGACAGAGCGAGGTGTGGAGGTGGTGGGCTGGACTGTTAATACAGCTGTGGAGAAAGACTACTACCAAAACCTGCTGAAGATTGGCTACATCACTGACAGTCTGCTGGAAGACTGTGATCCGCATTACTgaatgatcacacacacacagtggttagagacagacagggtaAGGTGTGACCTTgtaaaagcaaacattttacagcttcttaATGAACAAAGTAGAAACTCTTTGGTGCGACAGAAGATGacataattactatcattacaACAATCCCCAGTTTCCTGTGCTTTCTAAGAAcgtaaaatactgaaatatgtGGAAATATAGTTATTTATAAGGTGGAAGGAAGGTAGAAATTTGGTGCTAACTAGCTCTGTAGTGGCAATTGAACAACCCAAGCTTTACAGAACTGATTTACTGTAGAGGTAAGAAGACATCATTACCTGTAGCTGGCATACGGGTAAGTTCCCTTTAAATCTACAGACAGATTAAACCATGAAGACTTAACTGTATACTTGCTTGTCCATATCCTACTACCAGCAGCAATACCTCCAACTCTCCTGGTCCAGGGATTAGGATTACGCTACCTTTAAAGATCTTTTCTACCTTCAGAGGATTTGATGCACCTTTTAAAGAGACACAAGTGTATATAGTTGTAAAATTAGACATATTGGCATCAATTCACCACCTGCTACCATGATATTAATTTAATGACGGACTCTAGAAGAGctcttgttattattattactacaacTTAACGTAATAATACTTGATTGTTCAGAAGCTTGCAGTCTGTGTTTCACTTGCACAAATACACAAGAAACCTTGCCGTAAGACATTAAAACTTTGAATGATTCAAGTGTGAGATAAGTACGATATCAGATTCCTCATCCTTGAGGGAAAGTAAATGCACCCTTGAACTCTGCCACACAGATGGGGGGGTGTGAGCGTAGGTGCGTGTAGTTCAAGGCACAGCTTCACATAAACTCCTAAACTTTTGTCTGACGTCACCTCTTTAATACATTGTGAATCATCAGAGGAGGGTGACTCTTTTTGTGATTGTGGCTGTTGCCACAATTGTTAAGAAATATTAAGGCCTTGAATCCAAATTCCCTGACCATGACATCTCTTCCTTTAACTTTTCAGtcatattttctgtaaatgtaaTGGCCTAATGCTTCTTTAAATAATCCTCCACACTACTAGGAATATAATTTTGGAGGAATTCCCTTAGTTTCATTTTGATTTAACTTAACTTGTTTTGCCTGAGTGCAGTTACATTTTAAAGATATTATCTGTAAATTATATCAGAATGAACCTTAAGAAGCCTACCATGTGTAATGTGTCTGTAATGGTAGGATATAAACTCCAAATTCCCAGAAACGATACAGGGGACATGGAGTTCTTGTAGGAAAAAGGCAAGCAACCCCATCTTGGTCACTATTCATTTCTCAGAGATTCcaaaaaaaattcaacatttctcttttgtttcattttgctgTAGTGTTGAGAATGTCTTATATTCTAGTAAGAAAAATAACATAGGGCCACTCGTCAAAACAGGCTGGAATAAATCTTAAGAATGTAAATCCAGTTTTCAAATCTGCTGTAAATCAATAATGCCTTTTAAGTGAAAATCCtacattattaaaatgttaaagtatTATGTGAgagttttctttgtcttcatgTCTGTCTTTGTCGACCCaacttttaataatttaaccACACTCTCACTTAGGATAAAGTAAAGttgtgactgtgtgtatgtgattgcCTTGTGCACCGGATCTCACCTGTGTGTGCTGTAAACACAGAGACGGAGGAGGAGCAGTCAAATACATTCTCTTTCCACAATTGTGTAATTTATGTCACCCTAAACAATGGCGTTTAACAGGCCATATCTTCACTGGATATTTCtagaataatttaatttattattttataaggGGAGAAAAATCCAGTCTGTGGTCCTTGAAATCCCCTGGTGTTACATCCCGGGACACTGTCTCTTTAAAGCGCCCTGGGAGGCGTGGAGGGACGTCGGGAAGTAGTGCTCTAAGTTGACGGCGTGCGTGCAATGTCTTATGAATGACAGGCGCCGTTCCACGTTATGTGACATTGTGGCAGTGCAGGACACCTCAGCACCGACGTGACTTTCGTTAACTGTCTGGACTCAGGCTGCAGGTGTATGGGATGCGCTCCGGCTGTTGGTTTTACGCGGAGAGGAGCGCGCCACGCACGGTTCCTGTTTTCTGAGAGGTTACCAAACAGCCTGCACAGTCTCGTGTCGACTGCGTGGACCTGCGTTGGCTGCCAACAAGCCTGTGCGTTGAAATTCAGCCCGATCAGCCGAGGAGAGGACGGATACTTCTCACACACCAAGGCAGGTCCTGGAGGAGCATGTTTAACTGAAAACTGACTTCACAAGAAGGCCTGCTCCACCTGAATCTGGGACTACTTCTTTACTCTCAGAGTTTACAGGTGACTTTTCATGCGCATGATGTACACAATTACAAGAGGTCCCAGCAAATTGGTCACCCAGcgacggacaggtgagacactGAACGGCAACTTTCAACTATGTTACACATTCACAGATCCATCTTCATATTGATttcaagtgttttattttttttcccttttcaatCAAATGTGAGCTTTCTCTTATTTTTAGGGCCTACTCAGCAGCTTGACAACAAAATAAACGACTTCAAGCACAAACAAACATCCTGGAGTATGCCTGAGTAAGTGTGCAGCTTTTTTTAGACACACTAATACTCTCAGGAGTGTGTCCTTTTGAGAATCTCAAAACTCTGGCtattacttatttttatttttacagagaTCAGTTTGACTTGCCaaataaattgtgtttgttAAAGTGTTACTGAGGGACTACGTCCTGGCAGCGGTGGACCTCATCTGCTTGAGACAGGCAGtgtttgttcatttgttaaggCATAAATGATGCATAACCTTATAACCTTCACACTGTGGCTTCCCCAAAGCTCACTCTGCCTGCTGGGCTGTTTTCATGCCtttaaacctgtgtgtgtgtgtgtgtgtgtgtgtgtgtgtgtgtgtgtgtgtgtgtgtgagaccgtGACCTTGTGCCACATGGTCTGACATTCAGCTGTTGCAATCCTACACAGCCAACCTTGCTCTCAGTCTAGGCCCAAAGGTTGACACTTTGAAACACTTCCTGCTGTGAATTGAGAGTTGAAACATCAGACTACACGTGTGACTCCTGTTTTCCCTTGCTTTATATCCTTTAGCCTTCCTGCACCCAAGATAGTTTTCAACCGTCCTAATGGTAAGAAGTACCATCACCCTGCTCAGGCTCTCCCTGCAGACAACCAGCTGGACGAGACCTTCACCTCCGCACACGTGGAAAACGTCAAGTTTGTCTACGAGGGTGAGGAAACGAATGAAAGAGCTCGCTGGAAATAATGGAGAGGATGAAGGACACTTTTCATTGTCTCGCCGT is from Micropterus dolomieu isolate WLL.071019.BEF.003 ecotype Adirondacks linkage group LG02, ASM2129224v1, whole genome shotgun sequence and encodes:
- the LOC123956986 gene encoding MAPK regulated corepressor interacting protein 2-like, translated to MRMMYTITRGPSKLVTQRRTGPTQQLDNKINDFKHKQTSWSMPDLPAPKIVFNRPNGKKYHHPAQALPADNQLDETFTSAHVENVKFVYEAWQEVVQHEQGPDQEPEEAPGAVHYKEPIPSPHMDNFVPIDLDEWWAQRFLANIDKLS
- the LOC123956969 gene encoding glycerophosphodiester phosphodiesterase 1-like is translated as MLQIGDEAVYFSAVFLLVILGTRSATGASLLTAFLYVFMVMFRFPPVPAEQAGRVLRPRAPSGGVPVVAHRAGSHDAPENTLAAIREASKNGATGVELDLSFTADGMPVLMHDETVDRTTNGSGSVSKLHFVQLKRLDAAAKHRLKDKFSGEKVPTLQEAVRECMRHQLTIFFDVKGQPDKAASVLREMYKKFPVLYNSSIVSSFEPKVIYKMRQTDPKVVTALIHRPWRLSRLGDGTPRTLSTWGQMWTGVLDVLLDWAHHHILWKLCGVSAILVQKDFISLDYVQYWTERGVEVVGWTVNTAVEKDYYQNLLKIGYITDSLLEDCDPHY